A stretch of the Tachyglossus aculeatus isolate mTacAcu1 chromosome 6, mTacAcu1.pri, whole genome shotgun sequence genome encodes the following:
- the IRS4 gene encoding insulin receptor substrate 4 produces MGGSGGEESGGDPLPPAGEDVRKCGYLRKQKHGHKRYFVLRAASRLAPARLEYYESEKKFRSSLRASSSGQASGGPPKRVIPLYQCFTVSRRADAKHRHLIALYTKDDYFAMVADSEQEQESWFQALSRLMGQARGRPGPEEAGEDEAAEPPQPPGGDDDDDDEDGPSPGFKEVWQVQVKPKGLGHSKNLSGVYRLCLSSKAVQLVRLNAQAPCVQLQLLSIRRCGHSEHFFFLEVGRSASIGPGELWMQVDDSVVAQNMHETFLETMKALKAFAEFRPRSKSQSSGTNPISFLSTRRHLGHLPPSQAGLPRRPRTDGTPPNASANAAANAKSGAYRFRTSSEGEGTMARPFRSVTGSLMHLNAARLGLGRPEGPGGARSARAVLGGPQHARSASLPVAHLPAATSPVSVSPGSGPDPAPRPASASAACCGSPGDGGLASSDEYGSSPGDPRYLRVRSGTPDSLSNTPPIREEPGLGHYMAMGPRPAHRPGPGGEEPDPPREQQQQQQQQQQQHSHPRHPHPREHWLLLQQEPEPDGGFEADKGLRKRTYSLTRARTGPPAAPDDGPDPPRPRGIPAPEDGRDLQGRARAREEGYMPMLPGVAATPPPAGHGDYLPMAPRGVPAPRAWGGPWSPSPSSSPSSSSSSSQADSRGYVMMYPRAGSSPLRSPLTGPPPRGPGDKGRNSEYMDMSPGGSAAPRPAADGPGGPAHSLSRALSAYFSLPRSFKALSGQDDHSEYVPMASPGRLLGRGGPAAPPSPPPEEGPGPGRAARPTRLPLGPGGSHAGPGPYERATPPEPASPGDYINIDSSDKASPTPYSLSAEGSPSSLGSSGDARRSPLSDYMSVDLDVRSPRAGRGLSGSPADGPPYGAGPRPARSPPAAAADYARLAFGTTCASVAGGGGGGTDDYTEMTFNPAGTPPLPFAPQANGAVRGGDSPPSVVVGRYPGGPCFPGPRPEPPVGPKVIRADPQGRRRHSSETFSSSAGTGAPSSSSSSSSSFFTDGSKRHSSASFDNVWLKPEEGPADGQESKMSRDTSTGFQNGLNYIALNLREDSLNGEAGGPAVVAAAVPAAPTCHPLQNGTANLDSGAYVSIDFSRSDGLKCNSARKD; encoded by the coding sequence ATGGGGGGCAGCGGCGGCGAGGAGAGCGGCGGGGACCCCCTGCCCCCGGCCGGCGAGGACGTGAGGAAGTGCGGCTACCTGCGCAAGCAGAAGCACGGCCACAAGCGCTACTTCGTCCTGCGGGCCGCCAGCCGGCTGGCCCCGGCCCGCCTGGAGTACTACGAGAGCGAGAAGAAGTTCCGCAGCAGcctccgggcctcctcctccgggcAGGCCTCCGGCGGGCCCCCGAAGCGGGTCATCCCCCTGTACCAGTGCTTCACGGTCAGCCGCCGGGCCGACGCCAAGCACCgccacctgatcgccctgtacaCCAAGGACGACTACTTCGCCATGGTGGCCGACAGCGAGCAGGAGCAGGAGAGCTGGTTCCAGGCCCTCAGCCGCCTCATGGGCCAGGCCCGGGGCCGGCCCGGGCCCGAGGAGGCCGGGGAGGACGAGGCCGCCGAGCCCCCGCAGCCGCCcggcggcgacgacgacgacgacgacgaggacgggCCCAGCCCCGGCTTCAAGGAGGTGTGGCAGGTCCAGGTGAAGCCCAAGGGCCTGGGCCACAGCAAGAACCTGAGCGGCGTCTACAGGCTGTGCCTGTCCAGCAAGGCCGTGCAGCTGGTCCGGCTGAACGCCCAGGCCCCGTGCGTGCAGCTGCAGCTGCTCAGCATCCGGCGCTGCGGCCACTCGGAGCACTTCTTCTTCCTCGAGGTGGGCCGCTCCGCCTCCATCGGGCCCGGCGAGCTGTGGATGCAGGTGGACGACTCGGTGGTGGCCCAGAACATGCACGAGACCTTCCTGGAGACCATGAAGGCCCTCAAGGCCTTCGCCGAGTTCCGCCCGCGGAGCAAGAGCCAGTCGTCGGGCACCAACCCCATCTCGTTCCTGTCCACGCGGCGCCACCTGGGACACCTGCCCCCGAGCCAGGCGGGCCTGCCCAGGAGGCCGAGGACCGACGGCACGCCGCCCAACGCCTCCGCCAACGCCGCCGCCAACGCCAAGAGCGGGGCCTACAGGTTCCGCACGTCCAGCGAGGGCGAGGGGACCATGGCCCGGCCGTTCCGCTCGGTCACGGGCAGCCTGATGCACCTGAACGCGGCCCGGCTGGGCCTGGGCCGGCCCGAAGGCCCCGGCGGGGCCCGCTCGGCCCGGGCGGTCCTGGGCGGCCCTCAGCACGCCCGCTCCGCCTCGCTGCCCGTGGCCCACCTCCCGGCCGCCACCAGCCCCGTCAGCGTCTCCCCGGGGTCCGGCCCGGACCCGGCGCCCCGACCCGCCAGCGCCTCGGCCGCCTGCTGCGGCTCCCCGGGCGACGGGGGCTTGGCCTCTTCCGACGAGTATGGGTCCAGCCCCGGGGACCCGCGCTACCTGCGCGTGCGGAGCGGCACCCCGGACTCGCTGTCCAACACCCCGCCCATCCGCGAGGAGCCGGGCCTCGGCCACTACATGGCCATGGGCCCCCGGCCGGCccaccggcccggccccggcgggGAGGAGCCGGACCCCCcccgggagcagcagcagcagcagcagcagcagcagcagcagcactcccacccccgccacccccaccccagggagcACTGGCTGCTGCTGCAGCAGGAGCCCGAGCCCGACGGGGGCTTCGAGGCCGACAAGGGCCTGCGGAAGAGGACGTACTccctgaccagggccaggaccggCCCGCCGGCCGCCCCCGACGACGGGCCCgacccgccccggccccgggggaTCCCCGCTCCCGAGGACGGCCGGGACCTCCAGGGccgggccagggccagggaggaggggTACATGCCCATGCTGCCCGGGGTCGCCGCCACCCCGCCGCCGGCCGGCCACGGCGACTACCTGCCCATGGCGCCCCGGGGCGTCCCCGCCCCCAGAGCCTGGGGCGGCCCCTGGTCCCCGTCGCCGTCGTCGTCgccctcctcgtcgtcgtcctcgtctCAGGCGGACTCGCGGGGCTATGTGATGATGTACCCCCGGGCCGGCTCGTCGCCCCTCCGGAGCCCCCTGACGGGGCCCCCGCCCCGAGGGCCCGGCGACAAGGGGCGCAACAGCGAGTACATGGAcatgtcccccgggggctccgcCGCCCCCAGGCCCGCGGCCGACGGGCCCGGCGGCCCAGCCCACTCCCTCTCCAGAGCCCTGAGTGCCTACTTCTCCCTGCCGAGGAGCTTCAAGGCCCTGTCGGGGCAGGACGACCACAGCGAGTACGTCCCGATGGCTTCCCCCGGGAGGCTGCTGGGCCGGGGGGGCCCCGCGGCCCCGCCGAGCCCCCCGCCGGaggaggggccgggcccgggccgggccgcgAGGCCCACGCGGCTCCCCCTGGGCCCCGGGGGGAGCCACGCCGGGCCCGGCCCCTACGAGCGGGCCACCCCGCCGGAGCCGGCCAGCCCCGGGGACTACATCAACATCGACTCGAGCGACAAGGCCAGCCCCACGCCGTACTCCCTGTCGGCCGAGGGGTCCCCGTCGTCGCTGGGCTCCAGCGGGGACGCCAGGCGGTCGCCCCTCTCCGACTACATGAGCGTGGACCTCGACGTCCGGTCCCCGAGGGCGGGCCGGGGGCTCTCCGGCTCCCCGGCCGACGGGCCGCCCTACGGGGCGGGCCCCCGCCCGGCGAGGAgcccgccggcggcggcggccgacTACGCCCGCCTGGCGTTCGGGACCACGTGCGCGAGCgtcgccggcggcggcggcggcgggaccgACGACTACACCGAGATGACGTTCAACCCGGCCGGGACGCCGCCCCTGCCCTTCGCCCCCCAGGCCAACGGCGCCGTCCGAGGAGGCGACAGTCCTCCCTCCGTCGTCGTCGGCCGGTACCCCGGTGGCCCCTGcttccccgggccccgccccgagccccccgtgggacccaaGGTCATCCGGGCCGACCCCCAGGGCCGGAGGCGCCACAGTTCCgaaaccttctcctcctccgcggGAACCggggccccttcctcctcctcttcctcctcctcctccttcttcaccgACGGCAGCAAGAGACACAGCTCGGCCTCCTTTGACAACGTCTGGCTGAAGCCGGAGGAGGGCCCGGCCGACGGGCAGGAGAGCAAGATGTCCAGGGACACCTCGACCGGCTTTCAGAACGGTTTAAACTACATCGCCCTGAATTTACGGGAGGACTCCCTAAACGGTGAGGCCGGCGGCCCGGCCGTCGTCGCCGCCGCCGTCCCCGCCGCCCCGACCTGCCATCCCCTCCAAAACGGTACCGCGAATTTGGACAGCGGAGCTTACGTAAGCATAGACTTCTCCAGATCGGATGGTTTAAAGTGTAATTCCGCAAGAAAAG